In Hevea brasiliensis isolate MT/VB/25A 57/8 chromosome 13, ASM3005281v1, whole genome shotgun sequence, a single genomic region encodes these proteins:
- the LOC110672461 gene encoding putative RNA polymerase II subunit B1 CTD phosphatase RPAP2 homolog isoform X3: MEKDQSITVKDTVYRLQLSLLEGIKNEDQLFAAGSLMSLSDYEDVVIERSIANLCGYPLCKNFLPLDRSHKGRYRISLKEHKVYDQHETYMYCSSSCVVNSRAFAGSLQKERCSVLNPMKLNEILKMFDSLGLDSEDLGENGDLGLSKLKIQEKMETNVGEVPLEEWIGPSNSIEGYVPQRDHDSIHSPSKNNRKEGSKAKCTKPVNKQDCFFDDMNFMSTIITEDEYSISKAPSGSTSTAFTTKLQEQRGKEFHKGLKFQSSSPGKHDFNKTSRNSKGVGRKKVTKDELNGQGLSTSNSSQISSNASNAEVEGKSKTKKSANLSESMLKPSLKSFGAKKSNCTVTWADEKVDAGSRDLCEFREMGDTKAVLGIPDSMDGGHDGNMLRFESAEACAIAISQAAEAIASGDADVTDAMSEAGVIILPHPHDIESVGMLEQESASLKWPTRPGIPHSDLFDPEDSWYDAPPEGFSLSLSPFATMWMALFAWVTSSSLAYVYGRDDESSHEDYLSVNGREYPRKVVLRDGRSSEIKLTVEGCLARALPGLVADLRLPIPISTLEQGVGRLLDTMSFYDAIPAFRMKQWQVIAFLLVEALSVCRIPALTSYMTNRRMMLHQ, translated from the exons ATGGAAAAGGATCAATCAATTACCGTGAAAGACACTGTTTATCGGTTGCAACTTTCCCTTCTTGAAGGCATAAAAAATGAAGACCAACTATTTGCAGCTGGATCTTTGATGTCTCTTAGTGACTAtgaagatgttgttattgagcgGTCAATTGCAAATCTATGTGGTTATCCGCTTTGCAAAAATTTTCTGCCATTAGATCGTTCTCACAAGGGTCGATATCGCATTTCCTTGAAGGAGCATAAGGTTTATGATCAACATGAGACATATATGTATTGCTCTTCCAGTTGTGTTGTTAATAGTCGAGCTTTTGCAGGGAGCTTGCAAAAGGAGAGATGTTCTGTTCTAAATCCAATGAAACTTAATGAGATTCTAAAGATGTTTGATAGTTTGGGTTTAGATTCTGAAGATTTGGGGGAAAATGGGGACTTAGGGCTGTCTAAATTGAAGATTCAGGAGAAGATGGAAACCAATGTGGGGGAGGTGCCTTTGGAAGAGTGGATTGGTCCATCAAATtcaattgaaggctatgttccaCAGAGAGATCACGATTCCATACATTCACCATCAAAAAATAATCGCAAAGAAG GATCAAAAGCCAAGTGTACCAAACCAGTTAATAAACAAGATTGTTTCTTTGATGACATGAACTTTATGAGCACTATAATTACTGAAGATGAGTACAGCATTTCAAAAGCTCCCTCTGGTTCAACAAGCACCGCCTTTACCACGAAATTACAAGAGCAAAGAGGGAAAGAATTTCATAAAGGCTTAAAGTTTCAATCATCTTCACCAGGAAAGCATGACTTCAATAAGACATCAAGAAATTCAAAAGGGGTGGGGAGAAAAAAGGTCACAAAAGATGAGCTTAATGGTCAAGGCctgtctacttcaaattcttcTCAGATCAGTTCAAATGCAAGTAATGCTGAAGTTGAAGGAAAATCTAAAACTAAGAAATCAGCTAATTTGAGTGAATCCATGCTCAAACCCTCTCTTAAATCTTTTGGTGCAAAGAAATCTAATTGCACTGTTACTTGGGCTGATGAGAAAGTTGATGCTGGAAGTAGAGATCTTTGTGAGTTCAGGGAAATGGGAGATACAAAGGCAGTTCTTGGTATTCCAGACAGTATGGACGGGGGACATGATGGTAACATGTTACGATTTGAATCAGCTGAAGCGTGTGCAATAGCAATAAGCCAGGCAGCAGAAGCTATTGCGTCCGGAGATGCTGATGTTACTGATGCCA TGTCTGAAGCTGGAGTCATCATATTACCACATCCACATGATATAGAGAGTGTTGGCATGCTTGAACAAGAATCTGCTTCTCTTAAGTGGCCAACAAGGCCAGGGATTCCACATTCAGATTTGTTTGACCCTGAGGATTCATGGTATGATGCTCCACCAGAAGGATTCAGTTTGTCG TTATCCCCTTTTGCGACAATGTGGATGGCACTCTTTGCATGGGTAACTTCATCTTCTTTGGCTTATGTATATGGGAGAGACGATGAAAGTTCCCATGAAGATTATTTATCTGTTAATGGAAGGGAGTACCCTCGAAAGGTTGTCTTGAGAGATGGCCGTTCTTCTGAAATCAAGCTTACTGTTGAGGGTTGTCTTGCTCGGGCTTTACCTGGACTTGTTGCTGATCTTAGGTTGCCGATACCAATATCTACACTGGAGCAAGGAGTG GGGCGCTTGTTGGACACAATGTCCTTTTATGATGCAATTCCTGCATTCAGAATGAAACAATGGCAAGTCATAGCATTTCTCTTGGTTGAGGCTCTATCTGTATGTAGGATTCCAGCACTCACTTCATACATGACTAATAGGAGGATGATGCTTCACCAG TGA
- the LOC110672461 gene encoding putative RNA polymerase II subunit B1 CTD phosphatase RPAP2 homolog isoform X1: MEKDQSITVKDTVYRLQLSLLEGIKNEDQLFAAGSLMSLSDYEDVVIERSIANLCGYPLCKNFLPLDRSHKGRYRISLKEHKVYDQHETYMYCSSSCVVNSRAFAGSLQKERCSVLNPMKLNEILKMFDSLGLDSEDLGENGDLGLSKLKIQEKMETNVGEVPLEEWIGPSNSIEGYVPQRDHDSIHSPSKNNRKEGSKAKCTKPVNKQDCFFDDMNFMSTIITEDEYSISKAPSGSTSTAFTTKLQEQRGKEFHKGLKFQSSSPGKHDFNKTSRNSKGVGRKKVTKDELNGQGLSTSNSSQISSNASNAEVEGKSKTKKSANLSESMLKPSLKSFGAKKSNCTVTWADEKVDAGSRDLCEFREMGDTKAVLGIPDSMDGGHDGNMLRFESAEACAIAISQAAEAIASGDADVTDAMSEAGVIILPHPHDIESVGMLEQESASLKWPTRPGIPHSDLFDPEDSWYDAPPEGFSLSLSPFATMWMALFAWVTSSSLAYVYGRDDESSHEDYLSVNGREYPRKVVLRDGRSSEIKLTVEGCLARALPGLVADLRLPIPISTLEQGVGRLLDTMSFYDAIPAFRMKQWQVIAFLLVEALSVCRIPALTSYMTNRRMMLHQLRRWLLLCDHGHRYATGISILAVSTGGGTYSSSSLGIPRVTRSGKVVIGPTLPLGSQSSMILT, encoded by the exons ATGGAAAAGGATCAATCAATTACCGTGAAAGACACTGTTTATCGGTTGCAACTTTCCCTTCTTGAAGGCATAAAAAATGAAGACCAACTATTTGCAGCTGGATCTTTGATGTCTCTTAGTGACTAtgaagatgttgttattgagcgGTCAATTGCAAATCTATGTGGTTATCCGCTTTGCAAAAATTTTCTGCCATTAGATCGTTCTCACAAGGGTCGATATCGCATTTCCTTGAAGGAGCATAAGGTTTATGATCAACATGAGACATATATGTATTGCTCTTCCAGTTGTGTTGTTAATAGTCGAGCTTTTGCAGGGAGCTTGCAAAAGGAGAGATGTTCTGTTCTAAATCCAATGAAACTTAATGAGATTCTAAAGATGTTTGATAGTTTGGGTTTAGATTCTGAAGATTTGGGGGAAAATGGGGACTTAGGGCTGTCTAAATTGAAGATTCAGGAGAAGATGGAAACCAATGTGGGGGAGGTGCCTTTGGAAGAGTGGATTGGTCCATCAAATtcaattgaaggctatgttccaCAGAGAGATCACGATTCCATACATTCACCATCAAAAAATAATCGCAAAGAAG GATCAAAAGCCAAGTGTACCAAACCAGTTAATAAACAAGATTGTTTCTTTGATGACATGAACTTTATGAGCACTATAATTACTGAAGATGAGTACAGCATTTCAAAAGCTCCCTCTGGTTCAACAAGCACCGCCTTTACCACGAAATTACAAGAGCAAAGAGGGAAAGAATTTCATAAAGGCTTAAAGTTTCAATCATCTTCACCAGGAAAGCATGACTTCAATAAGACATCAAGAAATTCAAAAGGGGTGGGGAGAAAAAAGGTCACAAAAGATGAGCTTAATGGTCAAGGCctgtctacttcaaattcttcTCAGATCAGTTCAAATGCAAGTAATGCTGAAGTTGAAGGAAAATCTAAAACTAAGAAATCAGCTAATTTGAGTGAATCCATGCTCAAACCCTCTCTTAAATCTTTTGGTGCAAAGAAATCTAATTGCACTGTTACTTGGGCTGATGAGAAAGTTGATGCTGGAAGTAGAGATCTTTGTGAGTTCAGGGAAATGGGAGATACAAAGGCAGTTCTTGGTATTCCAGACAGTATGGACGGGGGACATGATGGTAACATGTTACGATTTGAATCAGCTGAAGCGTGTGCAATAGCAATAAGCCAGGCAGCAGAAGCTATTGCGTCCGGAGATGCTGATGTTACTGATGCCA TGTCTGAAGCTGGAGTCATCATATTACCACATCCACATGATATAGAGAGTGTTGGCATGCTTGAACAAGAATCTGCTTCTCTTAAGTGGCCAACAAGGCCAGGGATTCCACATTCAGATTTGTTTGACCCTGAGGATTCATGGTATGATGCTCCACCAGAAGGATTCAGTTTGTCG TTATCCCCTTTTGCGACAATGTGGATGGCACTCTTTGCATGGGTAACTTCATCTTCTTTGGCTTATGTATATGGGAGAGACGATGAAAGTTCCCATGAAGATTATTTATCTGTTAATGGAAGGGAGTACCCTCGAAAGGTTGTCTTGAGAGATGGCCGTTCTTCTGAAATCAAGCTTACTGTTGAGGGTTGTCTTGCTCGGGCTTTACCTGGACTTGTTGCTGATCTTAGGTTGCCGATACCAATATCTACACTGGAGCAAGGAGTG GGGCGCTTGTTGGACACAATGTCCTTTTATGATGCAATTCCTGCATTCAGAATGAAACAATGGCAAGTCATAGCATTTCTCTTGGTTGAGGCTCTATCTGTATGTAGGATTCCAGCACTCACTTCATACATGACTAATAGGAGGATGATGCTTCACCAG CTCCGGCGGTGGCTGCTTCTCTGCGATCACGGTCACAGATATGCAACTGGAATCTCAATATTGGCTGTCAGCACTGGTGGTGGAACAtactcttcttcttccttgggAATACCAAGGGTGACCAGATCAGGCAAAGTTGTCATTGGACCCACCTTGCCGTTAGGATCCCAGTCAAGCATGATCTTGACCTAG
- the LOC110672461 gene encoding putative RNA polymerase II subunit B1 CTD phosphatase RPAP2 homolog isoform X2, producing MEKDQSITVKDTVYRLQLSLLEGIKNEDQLFAAGSLMSLSDYEDVVIERSIANLCGYPLCKNFLPLDRSHKGRYRISLKEHKVYDQHETYMYCSSSCVVNSRAFAGSLQKERCSVLNPMKLNEILKMFDSLGLDSEDLGENGDLGLSKLKIQEKMETNVGEVPLEEWIGPSNSIEGYVPQRDHDSIHSPSKNNRKEGSKAKCTKPVNKQDCFFDDMNFMSTIITEDEYSISKAPSGSTSTAFTTKLQEQRGKEFHKGLKFQSSSPGKHDFNKTSRNSKGVGRKKVTKDELNGQGLSTSNSSQISSNASNAEVEGKSKTKKSANLSESMLKPSLKSFGAKKSNCTVTWADEKVDAGSRDLCEFREMGDTKAVLGIPDSMDGGHDGNMLRFESAEACAIAISQAAEAIASGDADVTDAMSEAGVIILPHPHDIESVGMLEQESASLKWPTRPGIPHSDLFDPEDSWYDAPPEGFSLSLSPFATMWMALFAWVTSSSLAYVYGRDDESSHEDYLSVNGREYPRKVVLRDGRSSEIKLTVEGCLARALPGLVADLRLPIPISTLEQGVGRLLDTMSFYDAIPAFRMKQWQVIAFLLVEALSVCRIPALTSYMTNRRMMLHQLLDGAQINAEEYEVMKDLMIPLGRDPRARSGA from the exons ATGGAAAAGGATCAATCAATTACCGTGAAAGACACTGTTTATCGGTTGCAACTTTCCCTTCTTGAAGGCATAAAAAATGAAGACCAACTATTTGCAGCTGGATCTTTGATGTCTCTTAGTGACTAtgaagatgttgttattgagcgGTCAATTGCAAATCTATGTGGTTATCCGCTTTGCAAAAATTTTCTGCCATTAGATCGTTCTCACAAGGGTCGATATCGCATTTCCTTGAAGGAGCATAAGGTTTATGATCAACATGAGACATATATGTATTGCTCTTCCAGTTGTGTTGTTAATAGTCGAGCTTTTGCAGGGAGCTTGCAAAAGGAGAGATGTTCTGTTCTAAATCCAATGAAACTTAATGAGATTCTAAAGATGTTTGATAGTTTGGGTTTAGATTCTGAAGATTTGGGGGAAAATGGGGACTTAGGGCTGTCTAAATTGAAGATTCAGGAGAAGATGGAAACCAATGTGGGGGAGGTGCCTTTGGAAGAGTGGATTGGTCCATCAAATtcaattgaaggctatgttccaCAGAGAGATCACGATTCCATACATTCACCATCAAAAAATAATCGCAAAGAAG GATCAAAAGCCAAGTGTACCAAACCAGTTAATAAACAAGATTGTTTCTTTGATGACATGAACTTTATGAGCACTATAATTACTGAAGATGAGTACAGCATTTCAAAAGCTCCCTCTGGTTCAACAAGCACCGCCTTTACCACGAAATTACAAGAGCAAAGAGGGAAAGAATTTCATAAAGGCTTAAAGTTTCAATCATCTTCACCAGGAAAGCATGACTTCAATAAGACATCAAGAAATTCAAAAGGGGTGGGGAGAAAAAAGGTCACAAAAGATGAGCTTAATGGTCAAGGCctgtctacttcaaattcttcTCAGATCAGTTCAAATGCAAGTAATGCTGAAGTTGAAGGAAAATCTAAAACTAAGAAATCAGCTAATTTGAGTGAATCCATGCTCAAACCCTCTCTTAAATCTTTTGGTGCAAAGAAATCTAATTGCACTGTTACTTGGGCTGATGAGAAAGTTGATGCTGGAAGTAGAGATCTTTGTGAGTTCAGGGAAATGGGAGATACAAAGGCAGTTCTTGGTATTCCAGACAGTATGGACGGGGGACATGATGGTAACATGTTACGATTTGAATCAGCTGAAGCGTGTGCAATAGCAATAAGCCAGGCAGCAGAAGCTATTGCGTCCGGAGATGCTGATGTTACTGATGCCA TGTCTGAAGCTGGAGTCATCATATTACCACATCCACATGATATAGAGAGTGTTGGCATGCTTGAACAAGAATCTGCTTCTCTTAAGTGGCCAACAAGGCCAGGGATTCCACATTCAGATTTGTTTGACCCTGAGGATTCATGGTATGATGCTCCACCAGAAGGATTCAGTTTGTCG TTATCCCCTTTTGCGACAATGTGGATGGCACTCTTTGCATGGGTAACTTCATCTTCTTTGGCTTATGTATATGGGAGAGACGATGAAAGTTCCCATGAAGATTATTTATCTGTTAATGGAAGGGAGTACCCTCGAAAGGTTGTCTTGAGAGATGGCCGTTCTTCTGAAATCAAGCTTACTGTTGAGGGTTGTCTTGCTCGGGCTTTACCTGGACTTGTTGCTGATCTTAGGTTGCCGATACCAATATCTACACTGGAGCAAGGAGTG GGGCGCTTGTTGGACACAATGTCCTTTTATGATGCAATTCCTGCATTCAGAATGAAACAATGGCAAGTCATAGCATTTCTCTTGGTTGAGGCTCTATCTGTATGTAGGATTCCAGCACTCACTTCATACATGACTAATAGGAGGATGATGCTTCACCAG CTCCTTGATGGTGCCCAGATAAATGCAGAAGAGTATGAGGTTATGAAGGATCTCATGATACCTCTTGGCCGAGACCCTCGAGCACGGAGTGGAGCATAG